The proteins below come from a single Falco rusticolus isolate bFalRus1 chromosome 18, bFalRus1.pri, whole genome shotgun sequence genomic window:
- the GJD3 gene encoding gap junction delta-3 protein has translation MGEWGFLSSLLDAVQEHSPMVGRFWLVVMLLFRILVLATVGSDVFEDEQEEFVCNTQQPGCKPVCYDAAFPISHYRFLVFHVVVLSAPAALFVIFAVHQAAKPGRGGAPGQRARRLQPFYVGSVVARIAAELGFLLGQALLYGFRVQPLFVCRRRPCPHRVDCFVSRPTEKTVFIHFYFVVGLVSALLSLAELAHLLRKGPPPRAGCCHRPQERAPAPGQPAGVLQEPSCPPGPPLRGDLTV, from the coding sequence ATGGGCGAGTGGGGCTTCCTCAGCTCGCTGCTGGACGCGGTGCAGGAGCACTCGCCCATGGTGGGGCGGTTCTGGCTGGTGGTGATGCTCCTCTTCCGCATCCTGGTCCTGGCCACCGTGGGCAGCGATGTCTTTGAGGACGAGCAGGAAGAATTCGTCTGCAACACGCAGCAGCCGGGCTGCAAACCCGTTTGCTACGACGCCGCGTTCCCCATTTCCCACTACCGCTTCCTCGTCTTCCACGTTGTCGTGCTCTCAGCCCCCGCCGCCCTCTTCGTCATCTTCGCCGTGCACCAGGCAGCCAagccggggcgcgggggggcccCCGGTCAGCGTGCCCGGCGCCTCCAGCCCTTCTACGTGGGCAGCGTGGTGGCTCGCATCGCTGCCGAGCTGGGCTTCTTGCTGGGGCAGGCGCTGCTCTACGGCTTCAGGGTGCAGCCGCTCTTCGTCTGCCGCCGGCGGCCCTGCCCGCACCGCGTCGACTGCTTCGTCTCTCGCCCCACCGAGAAAACCGTCTTCATCCACTTCTACTTCGTGGTGGGGCTGGTCTCGGCGCTGCTCAGCCTGGCCGAGCTTGCCCACCTCCTACGCAagggccccccgccccgggctgggtgctgccaccGGCCCCAGGAGCGGGCACCGGCCCCCGGGCAGCCGGCGGGGGTCCTACAggagcccagctgcccccccggccccccgctgCGTGGGGACCTGACGGTGTAG
- the RARA gene encoding LOW QUALITY PROTEIN: retinoic acid receptor alpha (The sequence of the model RefSeq protein was modified relative to this genomic sequence to represent the inferred CDS: deleted 1 base in 1 codon), which translates to MYEGAAVAGLPPGPFLRMDFYGPGRGCLLPERAPPAPRGAPRRPPPWSSSGRSVETQSTSSEEIVPSPPSPPPLPRIYKPCFVCQDKSSGYHYGVSACEGCKGFFRRSIQKNMVYTCHRDKNCIINKVTRNRCQYCRLQKCFEVGMSKESVRNDRNKKKKDVPKPECSESYIITPEVEELIEKVRKAHQETFPALCQLGKYTTNNSSEQRVSLDIDLWDKFSELSTKCIIKTVEFAKQLPGFTTLTIADQITLLKAACLDILILRICTRYTPEQDTMTFSDGLTLNRTQMHNAGFGPLTDLVFAFANQLLPLEMDDAETGLLSAICLICGDRQDLEQPDKVDKLQEPLLEALKIYVRKRRPNKPHMFPKMLMKITDLRSISAKGAERVITLKMEIPGSMPPLIQEMLENSEGMDTLGGQPGGPRGSSLGPPPGSCSPSLSPSSNRSSPATHSP; encoded by the exons ATGTACGAGGGTGCGGCGGTGGCGGggctgccccccggccccttCCTCCGGATGGATTTCTacgggccgggccggggctgcctgctgcccgagcgc gccccccccgcgccccgcggcgccccccgccgccccccgccctggAGCAGCTCCGGCCGCT CGGTCGAGACGCAGAGCACCAGCTCAGAGGAGATCGTGCCCAGCCCCCCCTcgcccccacccctgccccgcATCTACAAGCCCTGCTTCGTCTGCCAGGACAAGTCCTCGGGGTACCACTACGGGGTGAGCGCCTGCGAGGGCTGCAAG GGCTTCTTCCGCCGCAGCATCCAGAAGAACATGGTGTACACGTGCCACCGGGACAAGAACTGCATCATCAACAAGGTGACGCGCAACCGGTGCCAGTACTGCCGCCTCCAGAAGTGCTTTGAAGTCGGCATGTCCAAGGAGT CCGTCCGCAATGACCGGAACAAGAAGAAGAAGGACGTGCCCAAGCCGGAGTGCTCAGAGAGCTACATCATCACCCCCGAGGTGGAGGAGCTCATCGAGAAGGTGCGCAAAGCCCACCAGGAGAccttccctgccctctgccagcTTGGCAAATACACTACG AACAACAGCTCGGAGCAGCGGGTCTCCCTGGACATTGACCTGTGGGACAAGTTCAGCGAATTGTCCACCAAGTGCATCATCAAGACGGTGGAGTTCGCCAAGCAGCTCCCCGGCTTCACCACGCTCACCATCGCCGACCAGATCACCCTCCTCAAAGCCGCCTGCCTCGACATCCTg atCCTGCGGATCTGCACGCGCTACACGCCGGAGCAGGACACCATGACCTTCTCGGACGGGCTGACGCTGAACCGCACGCAGATGCACAACGCCGGCTTCGGGCCCCTCACCGACCTGGTCTTCGCCTTCGCCAACCAGCTGCTGCCGCTGGAGATGGACGACGCCGAGACGGGGCTGCTCAGCGCCATCTGCCTCATCTGCGGAG ACCGCCAGGACCTGGAGCAGCCCGACAAAGTGGACAAGCTGCAGGAGCCGCTGCTGGAGGCGCTGAAGATCTAcgtgaggaagaggaggccCAACAAGCCCCACATGTTTCCCAAGATGCTCATGAAGATCACAGATCTCCGCAGCATCAGCGCCAAGG GTGCCGAGCGGGTGATCACGCTGAAGATGGAGATCCCGGGATCGATGCCGCCCCTCAtccaggagatgctggagaACTCGGAGGGCATGGACACGCTGGGGGGGCAGCCGGGTGGCCCCCGTGGGAGCAGTCTGGGACCCCCCccgggcagctgcagccccagcctctcGCCCAGCTCCAACCGCAGCAGCCCGGCCACGCATTCGCCGTGA
- the CDC6 gene encoding cell division control protein 6 homolog, whose translation MGGGGCRRGLSGCRWRCGAGTLTPPDRCPCSTRSPPTMASSSPQCQPTISFPRRRSARCLAKSTEPTALRLSPYPRATDPGRAALATCSPWTKTPPLSPCKRLGDDNLCNVPHALPCSPAKRSKENQGRRLLFKTPPASPQKPSSPGASPQKGGQETPQRCRQPARTRLFRQGGTCYLQAKRVLHTAMPDRLHAREREMGIIRQFLRDHVRGCQPGSLYISGAPGTGKTACLNRVLLDCKDELARSKTVVLNCMSLSSPQAVFPAVAQQLGLPVATGREGVRRLEKQLTAAGPMVLLVLDELDQLENRGQDVLYTLFEWPQLPGSRLVLMGLANALDLTDRSLARLGAWVAGGPRLLHFPPYTREQLVVILQERLGQVAGDPVLDAAAIQFCARKVSAVTGDARKALDICRRAVEVVELEVQSQTLLKPLPGSDSPVSPVPKRVGLPHISRVISEVFEDRLVAAGRGARDAFPLQQKVLLCSLLLLTRRLRAQEVTLGKLHDAYSKVCQQQQLPAVDQAECLSLVTLLESRGVLELKRAKEARLAKVSLKMEAAAVEHVLQDAVLVGSIMAQGLR comes from the exons atggggggtgggggatgcaGGAGAGGGTTGAGTGGGTGCAGATGGAGATGTGGGGCTGGGACCCTTACCCCGCCTGACCGGTGTCCCTGCTccacccgcagcccccccaccatggccagcagcagcccccagtgcCAGCCCACCATCAGCTTCCCCCGCAGGCGCAGCGCCCGCTGCCTCGCCAAGAGCACCGAGCCCACCGCCCTGCGGCTCTCCCCCTACCCCAGGGCCACGGACCCTGGCCGGGCGGCGCTGGCCACATGCTCACCCTGGACCAAAACGCCGCCCCTGAGCCCCTGCAAGCGCCTGG GTGACGACAACCTCTGCAATGTCCCCCACGCGCTGCCCTGCTCCCCGGCCAAGCGCAGTAAGGAGAACCAGGGGCGCCGCTTGCTCTTCAAgacccccccagcctccccccagaagcccagcagcccaggggcaTCCCCGCAGAAGGGGGGGCAGGAGACCCCCCAGAGGTGCCGGCAGCCTGCCCGCACCCGGCTCTTCAGGCAGGGAG GCACCTGCTACCTGCAGGCGAAGCGGGTGCTGCACACAGCCATGCCCGACCGCCTCCATGCCAGGGAGAGGGAGATGGGCATCATCCGGCAATTCCTGCGGGATCACGTCCGTGGGTGCCAGCCCGGCAGCCTCTACATCTCTGGAGCCCCTGGGACAGGGAAAACAGCCTGTCTGAACCGCGTCCTGCTCGACTGCAAG GATGAGCTCGCCAGGAGCAAAACCGTCGTCCTGAACTGCATGTCGCTGAGCAGCCCGCAGGCCGTCTTCCCCGCCGTGGCGCAGCAGCTGGGCCTGCCCGTGGCCACCGGCCGCGAGGGCGTGCggaggctggagaagcagctgacGGCCGCGGGGCCCATGGT cctgctggtgcTGGACGAGCTGGACCAGCTGGAGAACAGGGGGCAGGATGTGCTCTACACCCTCTTTGAATGGCCCCAGCTGCCCGGCTCCCGGCTTGTCCTCATGG GGCTGGCCAACGCTCTGGACCTGACGGACCGCAGCCTGGCGCGGCTGGGGGCCTGGGTGGCTGGTGGCCCCCGGCTGCTGCACTTCCCGCCCTACACCCGGGAGCAGCTCGTCGTCATCTTGCAGGAGCGGCTGGGGCAG GTGGCTGGTGACCCCGTCCTGGATGCCGCCGCCATCCAGTTCTGCGCCCGCAAGGTCTCTGCAGTCACTGGGGACGCTCGCAAGGCCCTGGATATTTGCAG GCGCGCCGTGGAGGTGGTGGAGCTGGAGGTGCAGAGCCAGACCCTGCTCAAGCCGCTGCCCGGCA GTGACTCCCCggtgtcccctgtccccaagCGCGTGGGGCTCCCGCACATCTCCCGTGTCATCTCGGAGGTGTTTGAGGATCGGCTGGTGGCGGCCGGCCGTGGGGCCCGGGATGCCTTCCCGCTGCAGCAGaaggtgctgctctgctccctgctgctgctcacccgGCGCCTGCGTGCCCAGGAGGTGACACTGGGGAAG ctccacGATGCCTACAGCAAggtctgccagcagcagcagctccctgctgtcGACCAGGCTGAGTGTCTGTCCCTTGTCACCCTCCTGGAGTCACGCGGTGTCCTTGAGCTGAAGAGGGCCAAGGAGGCCCGGCTGGCCAAG GTCTCCCTGAAGATGGAGGCGGCGGCGGTGGAGCACGTGCTGCAGGACgcggtgctggtgggcagcatcATGGCCCAGGGGCTGCGCTag